A stretch of the Arachis stenosperma cultivar V10309 chromosome 6, arast.V10309.gnm1.PFL2, whole genome shotgun sequence genome encodes the following:
- the LOC130934762 gene encoding uncharacterized protein LOC130934762, which translates to MATWEDLENDTSFKDSDQEAQLCLMADHDDEDEVDLSDLSIDELHYIIKDITMNSKKLLDKYVKYKKDNEALRAENNFLLEKVKATEACDENSLKEENSVLRAELNKFKLKHMVTASTDLIAENKKLNEQIKNLNENLAKFVQGSQNVDKLLACQRFCGEKPGLGFKEETNQEEFTSKDPNGFGYLKLVEEHAGLPYIQGEIGHKNSKSCCKCFILNIKENLGKFDPKTHEGIFLGYSTDSKAYRLYNKNSKTVKETMHVTFYESNSVPSVCIDDSPGFEAKLPKITKSVTQNSSSQEITPAGSENINSIGDNLELSPIAAENTDAKAIVDQEEPESLTQTRRPREWKFLINYPEEFIIGDPSKGISPRSSLKKAESNNLALISKIEPQNI; encoded by the exons ATGGCAACATGGGAAGACTTGGAGAATGACACCAGTTTTAAAGACTCAGATCAAGAGGCTCAACTATGCTTGATGGCTGATCACGATGATGAAGATGAGGTAGATCTCTCTGACCTATCTATTGATGAATTGCACTACATTATCAAAGACATTACTATGAATTCTAAGAAACTCTTAGATAAGTATGTTAAATACAAGAAAGATAATGAGGCATTGAGAGctgaaaataattttctattGGAAAAGGTTAAGGCAACCGAAGCTTGTGATGAAAATTctttaaaagaagaaaacagTGTTTTAAGAGCTGAATTAAACAAATTCAAACTCAAGCATATGGTCACTGCCTCTACTGATTTGATTGCTGAAAATAAAAAGCTGAATGAACAAATTAAAAACCTGAATGAAAACTTAGCAAAATTTGTTCAAGGTTCCCAAAATGTTGATAAATTACTTGCTTGTCAAAGATTTTGTGGTGAAAAACCTGGACTTGGATTCAAAGAGGAAA CCAATCAAGAAGAATTCACATCAAAGGATCCAAATGGATTTGGATACCTAAAGTTAGTTGAAGAACATGCAGGTTTGCCTTACATCCAAGGAGAAATTGGACATAAG AACTCAAAGTCTTGCTGTAAGTGCTTTATATTGAATATCAAAGAAAATTTGGGAAAATTTGATCCTAAAACACATGAAGGCATTTTTCTTGGTTATTCCACTGATAGCAAAGCTTATAGATTATATAATAAGAACTCTAAAACTGTTAAGGAGACCATGCATGTCACATTCTATGAATCTAACTCTGTTCCTAGCGTTTGCATTGATGATAGCCCAGGTTTTGAAGCTAAATTGCCCAAGATCACTAAGTCAGTTACTCAAAATTCGAGTTCCCAAGAAATTACACCTGCTGGCAGTGAAAATATCAATTCTATAGGAGACAATTTGGAATTATCTCCTATTGCAGCAGAAAATACTGATGCAAAGGCCATTGTTGATCAGGAGGAACCTGAATCCTTAACTCAAACCAGAAGGCCTAGGGAATGGAAATTTCTGATAAATTATCCTGAAGAATTCATTATAGGTGATCCCTCCAAAGGAATATCTCCTAGATCATCTTTGAAAAAAGCTGAATCCAACAACTTAGCTCTTATATCAAAGATTGAACCTCAAAATATCTAA